The Pagrus major chromosome 24, Pma_NU_1.0 region cacacacagttacacacacagtcacacacagtcacagttacacacacacagtcacacacagttacacacacacacacacacagttacaatcacacatagtcacacacagttacacacacagtcacacacagtcacagttacacacacacagtcacacacatcacagttacaatcacatacagtcacacacagttactgTCACACTCACCTGGGATGGAGCAGCGTTGCGATGCTGTACAGTGGGTTTGCCTCCACATCAGTGAATCGCTTCCTGACAGCTGCAGCCAAGGTTCCCTTCATCGCTTTGACCCCATGGTCTTCATCAGTCTCCCTTGTTAGAAATCTGTGCAGCACAGTGACTGCTGGAATGACGTCTGCAGCCATGGCATCTGAAGAGCTAACTTTCCGAGTTAACTCCTCGAATGGACCCAGGACAGAGAGCACCTTCTCCAGCAGAATCCACTGGTGACCCGTCAGAGTATCAGGGAGTCCGTATTCAGACACGTATATTCCCAGAGCCCGTTTCTGCTCAATCAAGGACTGTATCATGTAAAACGTGCTGTTCCAGCGGGTCTGTACGTCCTGCTGGAGCCGCTTAGCAGGCTGGTTGATCTCTAATTGAATGTCCTCGAGCCGGGAGTTGGCCAGAGCAGAATGTTTAAAATGCCCAACTATTTTGCGGCCGACAGCCACCGCATCAGTAACACTTCTCTGTGACAGAAGGCCCTCGTGAACGACCAGCTGGAGAGTGTGAGCTGTACAAGGTAGGCTGGGCAGCTCAGCATCACTCATGGCTTTTATCATATTCCTTGCGTTGTCTCGGAGCACTGCGTGGACGAACGTCTTCGGAATGTTCCAGGTCTGGAGCATGCTATCGAAAGCACCTGCGATGCTCTGGCTGGTGTGCGAGCCCCGGAATGACTTTGCATGTAGTGTGACGTGATGACGAATGAACTCCTCGTCTAGCCACTGCGCCGTTAAGCTGAGCAGTGACATTGGGCACACACTGCTTGTCCAAATGTCAGTGGTGAAACTTAAGGCTGAAGCCTTATTCACCTGGTCgcgaactttttttttcacatcctcAAAAAGTTTTGGCACCATAACATCCGTGATGTAGGGGCGACTGGGAATCTCATATCGTGGCTCGAGTGTGCTGAGAAGACGGCGAAATCCTACATTGTCCACAACCGACAGTGGCTGGTCATCCAGAGCAATAAAATGAGTCAGAGCCTCTGTAATTTTAACTGCCCGTGGGTTTTCTCTCGACATTTTTTCTCGCTTTTCCAAAACCTGAGTTAAAGTTGGTTGTTGCGGTTTCGCATTAGCCTTAGCAAACTCGGTATACTCAGGGTGATGAAGTGTCCTCAGATGTTTTATCAAATTGCTCGTATTGAACGACGTACTCTCCTTTCCTCCCCTGGAGACCTTACCAGCACACAGTTTGCATTCCGCCTTGCTTCTGTCATCTTCGCATATTTTGAAATGAGCCCAGACTGCTGACATGGTGCTAATTAACCGCAGCcgccagtttttttttcagtttttttttttttcaaccgcCAGTCTCACTCCTCGCCTAACCACGCTGTTTCTGATTAGCTCGACGTCTCCCCCTAGCCGccaatctaaaaaaaatacaacaaagatgCAAAGCCACCCTCTGATCGCGGTCTTCATGCAGAGCAATTGCATGCACTGGTATCGGTTCTTGGTATCGATAAACTTTAGCGAGTACGAGTACAAGTATATTACAACAGTATCGACCCGATACCCGATGCCAGTATCggtatcggtgcatccctacTTGAAATATCTCGCTTTGCATGTAATGAGTCTATATAATGTATTAGTTTCACCTTTTAAGTtgaattactgaaataaatgaacttttGCATGATATTCTAATTTTTCACAAGCCACAAGGACAGAAAGCCCTCCctgtatttttcatattttaaattatCTTACCCGCAAAGATCGTGGATCCACCTGGCTTCAGGTTTAGCAGTGAGCTATATTCCTCTTGGACTGGTGTCCTCTGTAGTCCTCCTGTAACGTTATTCGAATCCTTATAAATAGACTATGACTGCTTTCTGAATCTATTATTTAGTCTAGTAGGCCTCTTCTAACCCATATCTGCTGATAATGAATGATAACGCATATTTAATCAAGTAATAACAAAACAGGTGGCTACAGGTTGTCATTTCAAGAAAGCACCCGGATTTACACTTAAAGCTGTTGCCAGGGTTTGCGCAAGCATACTGATTGCCTGTGTTACTGGGCATTTGTTGGATTCTACACAAATTTTGGTGCCTAACTTTTCGAATGATATCATACGAACATTGTATGAGAACAACCTGTTCTCTGCCCATTTGCaagttattatatattaaagctgtatttcagtaaaacaaactttttaaagCACATTTCCTGCAAAGAAACGTGTAATGTTGGTTAAATATAATAgcaaacatggtttcaattGATTTTGACTTTGGGTTTAACTCTCTGGAACAAGTGCCTTTTGCCCCTCATTATAATTAAGCTGTGTTTCAGTAAAATAAGCtctttcaagcaagtttcctgtTTCTTATCAGTAAACATGTTAAGTTGGATAAAAATGTtggcaaacatggttttaaTTGAGTTCCACTTCATATTGTGTGTCCAAGTCAGTAATGTCCATTTTGAGCTTTTCTCTGCTAGATAAGTGCCTTTTTGAACATTATTATAGACAGGCACAAGCTTGAGCTGAATTAAAGCTTCCTACTGCAAAAAACCTAGTCGGAAGCTtgaaaaaacttgaaaacaCTTCCTACTGGCAGCAAGCTGTTTCTAGTTTCCTACTAGGTATTCACAGCCAGTCCTAAACAACCCAAGACCTGGAAACCCCTGCTTTAGGTCGGGTATTTTTGAAAACTAATTTGTCACAAATTATATTTACAGAttacaaatgtgctgaaatTACTAAATTGTATTACTTACTTATTATGTAATTCAAAGTCTGAAAATAGCTTGTAAGTGGAACTTAGGTAAGACTCTGTATTAACTTACTCaaaacttcatttatttatcacagTACATGATTTACAACATTGAGAGCCATTTAAAATTACACCAATAATCATCTATCTCAGATAACAAGTGTAAATagttaatgtgaaaaatgtttaaaggtcATCATGGATACTCATGAATACAACAAGGAGACAGGCACTGTtgtcatcatcaacatcatatTGCTCAACCTTAACACCCTACAACCGAACCACTTACTTACTTAGTTAAAtcttaattaaaatgtatgtttaggACTAAGTGTACTTCATAAAAGAAGAACAGACAGATACTGTAAACTATTTATAACAAATACTTTACATTAGGCTCACTAgataacatttctgcaatacaatgtaaaaagatgtaaatatattcatacacatatgtatatatttatattagatttttaattaataagCAAAAATTTAATTAATATGGTATATTTTTAACTGCGACACATTCCTAACACTTGCCTAAAAGCTCCATGGGACACTCACAGACACTGAAAGGGGGGGGCCTGTGCTTAATGTTCACGTCAACAACTTACCTATAGTTTGTGCTAGCCCTGTTTGGGTCTCTGTCATCCACTGCGTGGGTGACAGTTTTGGATAGTTCCTATAAAGCTCAGGGAAGTGGCTGCTTGCTGCTCTTTATTGGAGGTGGGGAAAATAACCAGACAGGCATTTACTAAACCAAACAGTTGTCATGCTTggattttcttttgtaaaatctaaaatatgCTTTCAAAATACTTCCAATAGCACAAGGGTGGTTTCAGACCAAATCCGGTAGTGCAGCGATAAAGGTACTCCGTTTTGGCTGTGGCGGTGGGGGGCACTGTGGGTGGCGTAAAAGTTGAAACTgactcaacttttggagaaacgcaGCCCGATGTCATGTTGCAGTGGCCAATCATATAAGCTGGTGATCAGACTagcagcatgaatgactgaAGCTACAGTGAATTGTAACGTAGTGTgtcatgtgtattcactcagtctggctttgtgcaccagtttaagACACTTATGTGGATGCTAAAGACCACTGTCCAGCATGcttaacctactgtggcagaAGCATGACCGCAGATCATAAACAAAGCAGAAGTGGTCAGTAGCTGGGCATGTTATTTGgcatggctaaatgctacagagggaacacaacggacatttctctgtgtagcgcGATGTTGCATCAGTCGGTTTGgtcttgtgccccagtttaaaacacacagtaatgcctcacatcctggttgtttactgttatttttaatctgtcgaTGAGGACAGAGAGTCACttgtaggaccagcatgctagtagcataCCAACATAGCAGCCTCCCCTttcggcaaactgatcagcggTGGTTCCCAACACACCACGCACACCACCGCACTTGGTCTGAATGTACCATGGACCTTTTACTACTGGACACAGCCCTTGAGgcggagccccattcattcctatgaaagctgctcagtggcacatgaagccaaagaTGTTTGACTTCCGGCCGGTGCTCTTCCGCATTGTGCATCCCATAGAGCGTGCACACTACAGACTTCCGCCGACTAAGCCGGCTAAGTTCCTGTTTAgcacctggctaacttgaatgagaataaaataatttaatcgtgcggctcttctagactttccaaatgttattggaccaaatggctgaAATTATAACGGGGGTTGTGATGCTATAAAAATTACTCGCCTTTTTACAGccccttctttcacaatgttagcttatgggaaaaagtgtttttgggcTGCAGTCCATCACatgacgttgtaattacatggtttggccactacgaaaactggcttccGAGCCTGgcgctcctcctgggggattGGAATTTACCCCAAACATCACCTTTGTGTTGCTTCTTGAAGTTTGATTTTGAGTGTGGACTGTGCTCATTGTTGCCCCTAGAGACTGCTGGGGGAAGAACACCCAAAACAACTGACGTTGCATCAAGAACCAGTGGGTGTTTTCTGTGATCCTGATCTCAGGGGGCAGTAATGAGGTGTTATGGATTAGCCTACCACAATGAGATATGCTACACTATAAAATTTAGACAAGCAACATgaaatggcaaaatgtggtcatGGAGACACCTTTTACAATGGGAACAACCATAGAAGCAATGTTGAGCACTTTGCCAGTTGTTCATGTGTCtgctgtggacagatttttggcAACTCAGCATCGTCACAGCTGTACAaaatgcagtcatgaaactttccAGGTGTGTAGtggagatcaaaatgaaggtggagtttgaagatgggtgtggtctgagCAAGGACGTAAGGGCACAAGAAGTGTCAGTATGATGGGATTTTTATCATGTAATATTTGTGTAACCACTTTTGAACATGTGTTACAATTTGTAGCAGTTTTGATTTGGAGCGCATTTCCTTTATGTTAATACTGTCGTTTATGTGCTTTGTCCTTGAGGTACCATTTATTGTCTTTGTAGCAAGCCATCCAATGCGTTCCAGAAGCGGTGCATTGTTTTTTAGGAGATGGGGCATTGCATGGCCCGCTCCTCATTTGCATTAACTTTAACTCTGGGCACTTCAGTGGCCTCCGGTACAACGCAACACCTCTGGAAACTATAAAAACTAAACATGATAGAGTTGAAATGAAGACCAATCCTGCAACTGCATGGCTCATTTCTGGCCTAAAATGTCCTCAGAAACCATTTCGCTGAGCTATTTTTGTAATCTATGAAACAGTTTCCAAACCAGCCGCCATGTTGGTCCGGTTTCAAATCCCAGTACAACGGCAAGCGCTCAGGAAGAGTTCAAGGCTTTGAAGTCAACTTTCATAGTGGctaaaccatgtaattacatcacgtgatgcactggcTTTTTTCaattacattgtgaaagaagtggctgtGAAACAGTGGATAAAtctttttgagcatcacaacccctgcgaaatgactcgtttgacTATCATAAGTTAAGCCATTTTGTCCAATAAAATTGGAAAGTGTAGAACCACaagattaaataattttatttttattcaagttagccaggtgctaaaccggaagttagctggCTTGGTCGCAAAAGTCTCTAATGTGCCCCACAAAGCGGAAGATCAGGGTAATTTTATAGCTGGAAGTTgccattttggcttcaaaacgcTACTGAGctgctttcataggaatgaatggggctccacctccactccagtgtttctgtggttgACAAAGAGTATAGCCTGTTCTGGTCAGGCATGCAAAGCTGGGAAGCGTTGCACGGCCTCGCATCGCGTGATGTCCCCGTGGACATGTTTAGGGGCTACTGAACATTGAACATGATGCAAACTGAAAATGATCAGTTTCACACTATGCTTAATTTACACTCTAGCGCTCCGGCCTGTAGAAACAGATGCATGACAACATAGTGTTGAATTGAAATCAGAACCAAGGGAGCCATGAAAATGAAAGGTAAATAAGTTTTCAGAAATAAATGTAGCAACTGATATGAAGCTCTTGTTCAAGAGTAAAGAGAATGTGTTCAGAGTTTTTGTTCAATTAAGGTTACCAATTGCTGCTCTATTTGAgccattaatttttttttttttttaattgcacaTTTAACTGACATGCAGGCACTACATAATCTATGACATTTTCATGGTCAATTTAAGATTCACATTTTTCTGGGCTACAACATTTCAAGATGAAAAGTCATTCCAGTTCAGAGAAAtacaaaagtcaaaatcataACAAGGACATTTCTAATGGACAGCATTAAATGACATGCAGGCCAGTGTCTTGGCTATATTGTGTGATCTCACACTATAATCACTCCAGTGACTGTGAGATGTTGGTATTTGATTTCTAAAATAAGCTGTACTCAAGACTTTGTTCTAAGCCATTAAGAATGGTTAATAATCTTGGAAATTTATCttatttacatttatctgatgCCGCTCTGTGCATCTGTTAAATGAGCAGACCTACATTTTAACCTGGCTCCATACTTCTGAATCTCAGGCAGTAAAACTGTGAAACAGAAGATTTGCAGAAATGACTGACAGTCTGTTTTGACAATCCAGACTACATATTAGAATTGAAACCAGATGTGAAAGATTCTAGAGTTTGGAGTCATTtcaattttgatttattttaaagaaaccACTGGCACCAGTTCTAAATGGTTTACCAGAACATTTTTATGGCAGCAAAAGTAAGAGGATATTACATTTCTGGCTAAGCAGAGAGATATTGGTCAGTCTTCATTCTTAGAAACTCATCAGGCCCTGAATCTTGAAACAGATGTTGTAAAGGATTTCTGTGTGAGTTATTGTATGGATTGTGCTTATCATGAGATGGACTGTCTTGAGTTTCTCCTACTATTCTGGATTAACTGAGGCTCATGTAGTGTCAGATTCCTTCAAAGTCGAGATTTATTTGTGCTGGGCCAGCACGTCATTGAAGATGTTGAGGAACATGTGAACATGGTACTCCTTGAAAACCAGAGCTGGACGGAAACGGATTGATCGATCCCCACACCCTCCCAGGAGGACACCTatcaatgacaaatactgttaATAAATGTACACACAGTTCAATGACAATTAATTTGCTGTCATCCACCTTCTCCAcctctttttgtattttacagtGTCAAACATTTTCAGACAATATAGTGATGTAAATTTTCTATTTGATGGAGTTATTAACACAATCAGATTAGCTGCATCCATGTACAGACAGTGTTTCCACTGTTcaaatgcataaaaaaacaggaaggCCTATTGACAGACATTATATCATAATATTCTGGGCTGACTAAAGAAGATGCCAATCTGGTTTTTACCGAATGGTTAAGATAAGGTTGATCTTTTAAGAGACTATTTGCCcagcaacatcatcatcatgaagtGTGAAAATAATACCCTGAATATGTGAGGTTATGTGCATCAGGCAAACATCAGAAATGTACTAACTAACTTTTTCTTAATGCTTACATTAATTGTGTGAGAGGGCTTCTTTACTTTTAATGtttactgttgtgtgtgttgatggtttgaaaaacacacagttaataTCTCACCACTTGCAGAtctaatttttttattttcagtgctACTTTCACTGCTAATAGCTGCAGTTTCTCACTGGACACTGGAGTCATATTAGCCATTTTGAGCTGAAAATTTGGCAAGTGTTGCatgaggtgaaaaaaaatttgAGGAATAAAGCGATGAGAACAACATAAAAATTGTGCACCTAAACAGTAATTTTATTGGTTTCTACcaagttgttttatttaatactGAGAATGTTCATATAGGCTATCATGATGATGAGATTTTTCTACCCAGTTGCTATGCATACCCATATGACAGTTAATGTTGTAGAATTGTGGTGTCTCCTTATTTGCTCCTTATGTGTACAGATCTTTACACactctttaaaacaaacaggctaAGTGTGGTGAATGATATTagattttgtttctttgtaaaTACACATAATGTACACATCTACAGTACATACATTATGTAAATTACAGTAGGGATAAGAGGCGTATTGAGTTCAGCTAAAATAGTGATTTTAGCAAGAATGCCAACAGTTTCAAATTGTAATTGCAGCATACTGCATTCTCCTGTTCTCAGGGGTTCTAATGAAATGGCCTTCAATTAATATCTgcccacacatagactttacacAGTATGTAGCCTACAGAACATAGCCCATTGTTTTAAGCCCATTTAGAGCAGCACTGCAAAATCCTGAGACATGTTATTTTGTAACAGCGAGCATGAAGACGCATTTAAATTTGACCCTCTGAATGTATTACCTAAATGGAACAGCATCAAAATAAGTGCGGTTTTGTGCTAGATATCAGATGATAGAATACAGTCTTTTGGATCAGGGCTTTAGCTTGGAGTGCGGACAAAATTTTGCTACCTCATTCCATGGGTCAAAGTGGTTATGTAAAATGTGCATCCCTGTCCTACACAGTGATTTACACAATCAACAAGTAAATGTATTAATGCTCATTATATTGCCAGTGCATCCTTACAGCAGGGCCAAACCATGACTTACAACATTCTAAACCACTAAAAATGAGGGTGccataataaatgaataaatggcAAGAAGAAAAGAATGAATTAATCATACCTTTGTCTCTGGCCTTGAGCAGGATGCTGTTACGTGTTGCATCATCACAGATATCAATTGCACAGAAGGTCCCCTGTCCTCGAGCTCGGCTTAATATGCCGGGGTTCTGAGCCTGGGGACCAGATGCATGTTGTTCAAGTTCACGCACATTTAGGTCATAATCATGTCAAATATGATCCAAGTCATCTACAGGAAGCAGATGTATGATTGAGAATACAAAAAGTCTACTCTGATCCTTGACTCACAACTTATACAATAGTCATACATCTAGAGATAGGAATCGCTACCATGGTATATATAGTATGGCAAAATCTGAGGGTTAGGGAACGGTATCAATAGTACTACTCTTACTGATACTCGCCATCAGCCTG contains the following coding sequences:
- the LOC141020417 gene encoding zinc finger BED domain-containing protein 4-like encodes the protein MSAVWAHFKICEDDRSKAECKLCAGKVSRGGKESTSFNTSNLIKHLRTLHHPEYTEFAKANAKPQQPTLTQVLEKREKMSRENPRAVKITEALTHFIALDDQPLSVVDNVGFRRLLSTLEPRYEIPSRPYITDVMVPKLFEDVKKKVRDQVNKASALSFTTDIWTSSVCPMSLLSLTAQWLDEEFIRHHVTLHAKSFRGSHTSQSIAGAFDSMLQTWNIPKTFVHAVLRDNARNMIKAMSDAELPSLPCTAHTLQLVVHEGLLSQRSVTDAVAVGRKIVGHFKHSALANSRLEDIQLEINQPAKRLQQDVQTRWNSTFYMIQSLIEQKRALGIYVSEYGLPDTLTGHQWILLEKVLSVLGPFEELTRKVSSSDAMAADVIPAVTVLHRFLTRETDEDHGVKAMKGTLAAAVRKRFTDVEANPLYSIATLLHPRYKNRFFSNATTAAHAKEVLKLELLRLPGELDKQEDHDLNEPPSRKPRTDQTTSSLDSIFDEIADEQASASVGTAAVGSSVQVETYLGEAVISQEDKPLQYWVVNKVRFPTLARLAGRYLSAPCTSVDSERLFSSVSHIVSESRNRLTADHAEMILFIKKNLPLTFSKEA